A DNA window from Malus domestica chromosome 12, GDT2T_hap1 contains the following coding sequences:
- the LOC103450841 gene encoding uncharacterized protein produces MDELGSRESDLDFDLESGDTESSDEEVHEESSSDGKRPRKTMARARSGYLYVDGSIAASDGLSTSKNVSSIGENMDMLGSSTGKMTEGGVENRMGDKQKKKIPKKHPKPPRPPTGPALHAADIELVNEISKRARLRRARRERMNALKRMKADKTSSSKINFLAMVVTAIFFFVIIFQGILGSRA; encoded by the exons ATGGATGAACTAGGTTCTCGAGAAAGTGATCTGGATTTTGACTTGGAAAGTGGTGACACTGAAAGCTCCGATGAAGAAGTACATGAAGAGTCAAGTTCAGATGGTAAGCGTCCCAGGAAAACAATGGCTAGGGCAAGAAGTGGATACTTGTATGTTGATGGATCAATAGCAGCTAGTGATGGACTAAGCACAAGCAAGAATGTTTCGAGTATTGGTGAGAATATGGATATGTTAGGTAGTAGCACGGGGAAAATGACAGAAGGAGGAGTGGAGAATAGAATGGGAGATAAACAGAAAAAGAAGATCCCTAAGAAGCATCCCAAGCCACCTCGGCCTCCTACAGGGCCAGCATTACATGCAGCTGATATAGAATTGGTCAACGAAATTTCAAAGCGTGCGAGGTTGCGGCGTgcaaggagagagagaatgaatgcATTGAAGAGAATGAAAGCTGATAAAACCTCGTCTTCAAAGATCAACTTTTTGGCAATGGTTGTAACCGCTATCTTCTTCTTTGTGATAATCTTTCAAG GAATCTTGGGTTCTCGTGCATGA
- the LOC114820037 gene encoding uncharacterized protein — MGNYEVTVHGVKVKVSVVTDVRLIAGKISELMSFMEKRRVMGLDFKVDQYNRDVYQLLLCAGNHCLIIPAILNDGKPLHYCKELMLLLSDDTICFVGVAMRSKVKLYSRNFFICKAGVELGHLVARVLKKPNLEMCSQVVVLGGEVGLDIKPRTPLGAEGSGVGASSSREPSWSGKVVFSEEEVKYAIHDVYASFLIGNKLLGIL; from the coding sequence ATGGGTAACTATGAAGTCACAGTTCATGGTGTCAAAGTCAAGGTAAGTGTTGTCACGGATGTTCGTTTGATCGCTGGAAAAATATCAGAGCTGATGAGTTTTATGGAAAAACGTCGTGTTATGGGACTTGATTTTAAGGTTGATCAATATAACCGAGACGTCTACCAGTTGCTTCTTTGTGCTGGAAATCACTGCTTGATTATCCCAGCGATTTTGAATGACGGTAAACCCTTGCATTATTGTAAAGAACTCATGCTACTTCTCTCTGATGACACCATCTGTTTTGTAGGTGTAGCAATGAGATCAAAGGTGAAGCTTTATAGTAGGAACTTTTTTATATGCAAGGCAGGGGTAGAGTTGGGTCATTTGgtagctagggttttgaagaagCCCAATCTTGAAATGTGCAGTCAGGTGGTAGTATTGGGAGGTGAAGTTGGCTTGGATATTAAGCCACGGACACCACTAGGGGCAGAGGGGAGTGGTGTTGGGGCTTCTAGTTCTCGGGAACCTAGTTGGAGTGGCAAAGTAGTTTTTTCCGAGGAGGAGGTCAAGTATGCAATTCATGATGTTTATGCTTCCTTTCTTATTGGGAACAAGCTCTTGGGAATACTTTAA